The Candidatus Krumholzibacteriia bacterium nucleotide sequence CCCTGCACGCCGGTCTCCTCGTCGAGGTCCCGATCGAACCAGTTCCCGAAGTAGGTCAACGCCGCTTCGGCCGCATTCCGCTGCAAGCCCGCCAGACCCGAACCGATCACCATGCCCATCTGGAACTTCAGCTCGTCGCCCGGCACGAGACCCGAGAAGGGTCCGGTGGAGATCAGGATCCGGTAGTCGTTCGCCTTCGATTCCTCACTCGGCGCCGGGAAGGGGTCGAACTCGAACCGCGACAGGAGTTCGTAGCGCTCGGCGTCGTTGCCGGGGTCGCCGCCGCGGTCGAAGGGTTGGTTGCCGGCGAACTGCTGGAAACTGGTGATGCCCACCTCCACCGGCGCCTCGACGCCCAGCGGATCGATCGGGTGGTCCAGGTACATGATGCCGATGTAGCCGTCCGCCTGCCCGCCGTCGGCGTCCTGGTCGTACATGTAGGCCACGCTGATGGGCACCAGCGAGCGATCGATGGCGCGGACGCGACCGTCGAAGAACCCGGGCATGTCGTCCTGCGCAATGCCACCGGACCCGCGCGGGCCGATGTCGCAGTCGGCGTACAGGCCGACGTAGACGTCCTGCAGGTCGACGGAGAAGTTCTCGGTCGGAACGATCGTGAACTCGAAGCCGATGAAGTCGTCGACGTTGTCGTTCTCCCAGGCGAAGCTCTCCTGGATCACACGGATGTTCAGCGGTTCGTGGTCCGGGTTGGCTTCGATGATCAGCGGATCGTCGTCGCGCAACACGGTGCGGAAGTGCTGGTTGCTGATCGCGGCGTAGTCCTCGTCGATCAGGCCGTCGCCGTCGTCGTCGAGACCGTTCAACGGATCTTCGTTCTCGAGGCCGTCCCCATCGTCGTCGAAGTTCGGGTCCGGGAACCGCGCTCCCCCCGGCGCGCCCTGCTGCGACGCCCAGATCGTGTCGAGCGGATCGTTCGGATTCGCGCGCAGTTCGGTGCCGGCGCCCCCAGGTCGGCCGGTGGTCACCACGGGCACCGAGTTCTTCAGGGCACCGACCCACAAGGCCGCTTCGAACAGGTAGTCCACGCCACTGCCGGCGGGCCACATGGCCGAGGGAGCATCGCAGAAGCTGCAGTTCACGCCCGGTAGGGATCCGATGAGACCCCAGTTCGTCATGTGGAGCTGGATCTCACCCACGTTGTGCACGAACTCTCCGTCGAGCGTGAAGGCACCGCGCGCGTCTCCACGCCCGACATCGGGCTGCACGACCTCGCCATCGGGACCGTACTCGAGCGCCGACGCCGTCGGGACCCAGCCGACCGAGAGGATCAGCGCCGCGGCCAGCATGCCCCCGGTTCGCCCGAGTCCGCGACGGAACGGGCTGCACCCCGTAGCCTTCGAACGCATCGTCATTCGCTACGCCTCCTCGCCGCCTAGAACTGCCAGCCAATGCCGACCCGGAAGAGTCGGTGCTGTGAGAACACGCGGGGATCGTTCAGGGGGACGAAGTCGTCGATGTTGTCACCGTCGACGTCCTGCAGGTACGCGTTGCCGTACTTGCCGGTCTCGGTCAGGTACGCCACGCCCGCCTCGGCGGCATTGTTCACACCGACGCCCGGGAACAGGCCCGGCTGCAGGGACGCGACGGCGTCCTCGTTCAGCAGGTTGAGACCCTGCAGGTAGACGGTCAGGTTCTGACCGTAGAAGTTCACGTTGCGCTCGGCCTGGATCCGCAGGCTGTAGGTCGCGGGCAACCGCGCGCTGTTCTCGAGCAGCGGATCCTGACGACGCTCGAACCGGAAGAACGGCGTCCATGGGAATCCGCTGCCGTAGTCGAAGGTGATCGCCGTTGCCCACTTGTTGGGCTCGGCGATCCGCAGGTTCATGGCCACCGAGTGCCGCTGGTCCCAGTCCAACGGCAGCTCCTGGTTCGGCAGGAACTCCAGGCCGTTGGGGTTCGAACCGAATTCCTGGCTCGACGCCACACCGTCGGCGAAGGCATAGGTGTAGGCGAGCTCGAAGGCCCAGCGATTGTGGAATCGCCGTTCGAGCGTGAGCTCGACCCCACGGGCGTTGCCGAACGCGCGGTTGATGAAACGCGCGAGAATGCCACCCGTGGCCTCGTCGACGACCTGCGTCCCCGAGATCAACCCGAAGATGTCCTTGTTGTAGACCGCGAACTGGGCCGCCAGAAAGTCGTTGAACTGGTGCTTGATGCCGGCCTGGTACTGGATCGTGAGCTCCGAATCCAGGTTCGGGTTGCCCAGCGTGCTGGAGTTGCCGACCACTGCCTGGCTCGCGAAGAGCACGTCACGGCCGGGGAACTGCACGAAGCGCCCGTAGTGGAAATTGAACGCGTCCTTGTCCGTGATCGGGAACGCGAAGCCCAGACGCGGACTGATCTGGTGCTTGTACTTGAACACGTTGCGATCGAGCTCTTCGTTGTCGACCTCGATCTGTGCCTCGCTCCCCGGCGAGAACATGTCCCAGCGGAAGCCCCCGCTCAGGACCATGCCCTCGTACTCCCACCGGTCCTGCAGATAGAACGAGGCCTCGGGATTGAAGGTCTGGAAGATGTTTCGCGACGTGCCCTGCTGCGGTTGTCCGGTCAGACGGTTCTCCGAGATCACGCCCGGATTGTTGATCGACTCCCGCGCCAGGTCGTTGTAGACCACGCGCATGCCGGCCTTCAGCTTGTGCCCCGCGTAACGCTGACTCGTGATGTCGAAATTGAGCGTGTACTGGGTCGTGCGCTGGTCATTGTAGGCAGGGAAGTCGCTGCCCGTGGTGACGAACACCGGATTGTCGGGATCGCTGTAGTAGTCCCGCTGACCGATGTACTGCTGGGTATCTCCGTTGAAGATGTCGGGGCCGCGCATTCCGCCGTGCAGATAGTCGAACTGCGACGCATCGTCACGGACGTCCTGCAGGAGGTCGAAGGACACGCGCGACAGCTTGAGCTCGTAGAAGGTGTCGTCGGTCAGGGTCTGACGCCAGAACAGCTTCAACTGCTCGCTGTAGCGCTGGTTCTGCTGACCCAGATCCGCCGAGTTCACGAACTGGTAGCTCGAGTCCTCGGGGACGGTGCTGAACAGACCGTCCGGTGACCGCGCTCCGACGAAGACCGGCTGCGCGATCGCCACGCGTTCGGTACCACGGATGTCGCGCAGGCGGAGGATGGGCAGTGGCTGCGTCCGGGCTCCGGAGCCGGTCCCCGTGGTCACCGGCCGCGTCACGGCCAGACTGTTGATGTTGTCGACCCAGGGACCGTAGAAGAAGGTGCCGTAGCCGCCGTCGTACACCAGGCGATCACCGAGATCGATCAGCAGGGGAAGGCGCACGAGCTGCCGCACGTAGCCCTGGGTGTCCCAGTTCAACAGGAACGGTTCGCTCCGCGTGTAGTTGCCGATGTACTCGGCGGTGATCTTCTTGCGCCCTTCGTCGAAGTTGTAGGCCAGCTTCAGCGAGCCCTTCACGTCGTTCCGCTGACGACGGCGGTACTTGAACAGCTCCATCCCGAACAGCTCGACCTTGGTCTCGGGACGGAAGGCGCGGTTGAAGTTCTCGTTGTCGGTGAAGACCATGTCGCCTGCGACCCAGTAGGTCAGGTTGTCGACGAGGCCGGTCGGGCCACCGAAACCGAATTCGAAGCGATCGTAGTTGGTGAAGGTCCGGTCCTGGCGCCCGAAGTCGTCGGTCGTGAAGCGGGCGTTGAACTCGAAGTCGTCGGGCTTGCCTTCGCGCGTCTGGATGTTCACCACGCCACTCAACGCGTTCCCGAACTCGGGATCCTGGCCACCGGTGACCGTCTCGATCTTCCCGACCGAGAAGGTCGACACCGAGATCGCCGAGCCACCGAGCGGATCGTCCACCGCCACGCCGTCGACGCGGAAGGAGATCTCGCCGGAGCGCCCGCCGCGCACGTGCAGCTCGCCACCGCGGCTGACGACGCCGGCCTGACGGGCGACGGCCTCCTCGACGGTGTCCACCGCGTAGTCCGTGAGGTCCTCGCTGCCGATCGTGTAGACGGTCTCGGTGTCCTTCACCTCGACCATGATCGCGCGGGACTCGACCACGAAGGCGTCGAAGGTCTTCGCGATCGTCACCTCGAGGTCGTACTCGACGCTGACCGTCTCGCCGGCCGGAACCGTGATCCTGTCCTCGACCGGCTTGAAGCCCAAGTACAGCACGCGGAGCACGTACTCGCCCGCCGGGACCCCCCGGAGGAAGAAACGCCCGCCACCCAGGGACATTCCGCCCCACTGCGTTCCCTCGGGCACCTTCTCGAGGACGACGTTCGCGTAGTCGAGCGGCTCGCCGGTCTCGGCATTGCGGACGACGCCCCGCACACCCCCCACCCCCTGGGCGAGGACGTCGTTCGTCGCGACGAACGACAGACCCACACAGAGAAGGATCGCCGCGACCCAGCGGTGAAATGGCGCGAGCCGACCTTTTTGCGGCATGACTGAGCTCCTTCGCACGGACCTCTCGCTCCGTCTTCTAGCCCAAGGGAGCGTCCACGGGGGATCGGCGCGGGTGCCGGAACACCGCTGGGCAGTGATGCGTTGAATCCATCGAACAGGGCCCCGATCTCATCGGTCCGGGTGGGGCGGACGGTAGGGGACGATCTCGGAACTCCGGCTCTCTTGCCCACGCGAAGCGAGCGACGGGCCACCCTGGGGCAGATCCGTCCCACGCGTCCAGACTCGTTCCCGTACGGCAACCGCTGATTCGGGCACCCCGTCGTGGCGAGATGGGAGGCCCGGCGGCCGCGGGGTGAGCCCGCGGTGGACCCGAGGTCCGACATCCGGAGCGAAATATACGGGGCGGAAAAAGTCGTGTCAACCCGGTGCAACGAGCCTCAAGTCCCTGATCCCCAAGAGTTTGCAAGCGCCGGGACGAGTCGGGAGCCTCCCGGGCAGGCCTGCTGCGCGCGACCTCACGGGATCGCACTCCCCGGATCGGCTCCGGAACCGAACTCCCGCCCCAGCGCTCCGTCGGGGATCGCATTGCGCAGACGGCGCGTCACCTCGTGCTGCGGCCGGGCGATGACCTCGTCGACGGACCCGCGCTCCACCACGCGCCCGGCGTCCAGAACGGCGACCTCGTGGCTGACGTGCTCGACCACCGCCAGGTCGTGGGCGATGAACAGCATGCTCAGGCCCAGTTCACGCTGGAGCCGGGCGAGGAGGTTCAGGACCTGCGCCTGGACCGACACGTCGAGCGCCGACACGGGTTCGTCGGCCACGATCAGACGGGGGTCGAGCGCCAGCGCGCGCGCGATCCCGATCCTCTGCCGCTGTCCTCCGCTGAACTCGTGGGGATAGCGATCGGCGTGGGACGGACGGAGACCCACCATCTCCAGCAACTCCCGCACGCGGCGGGCACGACTGGCGCGGTCCCCCACGCCGTGCACCCGCAGCGGCTCCTCGAGCGCGGCCCCCACCGTGAGGCGCGGATTCAGACTGGAATAGGGGTCCTGGAAGATGATCTGGGCGTGGCGGCGGAAACCTCGGAGCTCCGATCT carries:
- a CDS encoding TonB-dependent receptor; the encoded protein is MPQKGRLAPFHRWVAAILLCVGLSFVATNDVLAQGVGGVRGVVRNAETGEPLDYANVVLEKVPEGTQWGGMSLGGGRFFLRGVPAGEYVLRVLYLGFKPVEDRITVPAGETVSVEYDLEVTIAKTFDAFVVESRAIMVEVKDTETVYTIGSEDLTDYAVDTVEEAVARQAGVVSRGGELHVRGGRSGEISFRVDGVAVDDPLGGSAISVSTFSVGKIETVTGGQDPEFGNALSGVVNIQTREGKPDDFEFNARFTTDDFGRQDRTFTNYDRFEFGFGGPTGLVDNLTYWVAGDMVFTDNENFNRAFRPETKVELFGMELFKYRRRQRNDVKGSLKLAYNFDEGRKKITAEYIGNYTRSEPFLLNWDTQGYVRQLVRLPLLIDLGDRLVYDGGYGTFFYGPWVDNINSLAVTRPVTTGTGSGARTQPLPILRLRDIRGTERVAIAQPVFVGARSPDGLFSTVPEDSSYQFVNSADLGQQNQRYSEQLKLFWRQTLTDDTFYELKLSRVSFDLLQDVRDDASQFDYLHGGMRGPDIFNGDTQQYIGQRDYYSDPDNPVFVTTGSDFPAYNDQRTTQYTLNFDITSQRYAGHKLKAGMRVVYNDLARESINNPGVISENRLTGQPQQGTSRNIFQTFNPEASFYLQDRWEYEGMVLSGGFRWDMFSPGSEAQIEVDNEELDRNVFKYKHQISPRLGFAFPITDKDAFNFHYGRFVQFPGRDVLFASQAVVGNSSTLGNPNLDSELTIQYQAGIKHQFNDFLAAQFAVYNKDIFGLISGTQVVDEATGGILARFINRAFGNARGVELTLERRFHNRWAFELAYTYAFADGVASSQEFGSNPNGLEFLPNQELPLDWDQRHSVAMNLRIAEPNKWATAITFDYGSGFPWTPFFRFERRQDPLLENSARLPATYSLRIQAERNVNFYGQNLTVYLQGLNLLNEDAVASLQPGLFPGVGVNNAAEAGVAYLTETGKYGNAYLQDVDGDNIDDFVPLNDPRVFSQHRLFRVGIGWQF
- a CDS encoding ATP-binding cassette domain-containing protein; the protein is MRGLRKVYRMRGGLPWRPAREVVAVDGVDLDVMPGRTLGLVGASGSGKSTIGRCVLRLVEPTSGSVELGGVDMLSLGRSELRGFRRHAQIIFQDPYSSLNPRLTVGAALEEPLRVHGVGDRASRARRVRELLEMVGLRPSHADRYPHEFSGGQRQRIGIARALALDPRLIVADEPVSALDVSVQAQVLNLLARLQRELGLSMLFIAHDLAVVEHVSHEVAVLDAGRVVERGSVDEVIARPQHEVTRRLRNAIPDGALGREFGSGADPGSAIP